One segment of Marinobacter alexandrii DNA contains the following:
- a CDS encoding outer membrane beta-barrel protein, protein MKKYLIALSALFIASYGYSQSASSCSRSLNLAEQAFEQGRLSDIINDAENTSTFKTCLDDGIFTIEEKIRAYKLLTKAYLFQDNEAKAEEMFVELLKVDKEHQFSPEDPAELYLLKDKFKTEPIIRIAVRGGVNKSLPAVIQDFNTFQSGNKRYNEKGNDTGLGIGFWGEVLAERHISKGIEVAGGLQYRITSYEIEGELIEGDLNYVAKNTSNMLRIPILARYSLNYDKKDSDGNRVGFLPYVFIGGSYDLVLKAKYVDTRRTGGTAYTLPDGSEDLKSADQVAGTNISIMAGIGIRSRVGRAKVDFFSLELRYDNALLNYINPDNRWVNEDVNFGIGHVEDDLTLNTISISFGYTRSLYIPRKRKQYR, encoded by the coding sequence ATGAAGAAATATCTAATCGCTTTATCTGCACTTTTTATTGCATCCTATGGCTATTCTCAGTCAGCATCTTCGTGTTCAAGATCATTGAATTTGGCTGAACAAGCATTTGAGCAAGGAAGACTTTCTGATATTATTAATGATGCTGAGAATACGAGTACGTTTAAGACATGCTTAGATGATGGAATCTTCACTATTGAAGAGAAAATACGTGCTTACAAGCTGCTAACTAAAGCATACTTGTTTCAAGATAATGAAGCTAAGGCAGAAGAGATGTTTGTTGAACTCTTGAAGGTAGATAAGGAACATCAGTTTTCTCCAGAAGATCCTGCTGAACTTTACCTCTTAAAGGATAAGTTTAAAACAGAACCAATTATAAGAATAGCAGTTCGCGGGGGGGTAAACAAATCACTTCCTGCTGTGATTCAAGACTTTAACACATTTCAATCCGGAAATAAAAGATACAATGAAAAAGGGAATGATACTGGGTTAGGGATTGGCTTTTGGGGAGAGGTATTAGCAGAGCGACATATAAGTAAAGGGATTGAAGTAGCAGGGGGATTGCAATATCGCATAACAAGCTATGAAATTGAGGGAGAATTAATAGAAGGTGATCTTAATTATGTTGCAAAGAACACAAGTAACATGCTCCGTATCCCAATTTTGGCAAGGTATAGTTTAAATTATGACAAGAAAGATAGTGATGGTAACCGTGTCGGTTTCTTACCCTATGTTTTTATTGGAGGATCATACGATCTTGTTTTAAAAGCTAAATATGTAGATACAAGAAGAACTGGAGGAACCGCGTATACATTGCCTGATGGTAGTGAGGATTTAAAGTCTGCTGACCAAGTCGCAGGAACCAATATTTCTATAATGGCTGGAATAGGAATTCGCTCCAGAGTAGGAAGGGCAAAAGTTGATTTCTTTTCCCTTGAATTGAGATACGATAATGCTCTTTTGAATTATATCAATCCAGATAATCGATGGGTAAATGAAGATGTGAACTTTGGAATTGGACATGTGGAAGATGACTTGACACTCAATACCATTTCAATATCTTTTGGATATACCCGATCACTTTACATTCCAAGAAAACGTAAGCAGTACCGCTAG